In the Streptomyces fradiae ATCC 10745 = DSM 40063 genome, GCCGTGGACATCGATGTGAAGCTTCTCAAGGGCTTGGCACAGGAGAAGGAGATCCCCTTCGAGCTGCTGGTCGAGGCGATCGAGTCGGCCCTCCTCATCGCCTACCACCGCACCGAGGGAGCCCGCCGCCACGCCCGCGCCGTGCTGGACCGGCAGACCGGTCACGTGACGGTGTGGGCGAAGGAGGACCCGGCCGACCTGGAGGAGGGGCAGGAGCCCAAGGAGTTCGACGACACCCCGTCGGACTTCGGCCGCATCGCGGCGACCACCGCCCGCCAGGTCATCCAGCAGCGGCTGCGCGACGCCGAGAACGACATGACCTTCGGCGAGTACGCGCGCCGCGAGGGCGACATCGTCGCCGGCGTCGTCCAGCAGGGCAAGGACCCCAAGAACGTCCTGGTGAAGCTGGACGACAAGCTGGAGGCCATCCTCCCGGTCCAGGAGCAGGTGCCGGGCGAGGAGTACCCGCACGGCCTGCGCCTGCGCACCTACGTCGTCCGCGTCGCCAAGGGCGTGCGCGGCCCCTCCGTCACCCTCTCCCGCACCCACCCGAACCTCGTGCGCAAGCTGTTCGCGCTGGAGGTCCCGGAGATCGCCGACGGCTCCGTCGAGATCGCCGCGATCGCCCGCGAGGCCGGCCACCGCACGAAGATCGCCGTACGGTCGACGCGCTCCGGGCTCAACGCCAAGGGCGCCTGCATCGGCCCCATGGGCGGCCGTGTGCGCAATGTCATGGCCGAGCTGCACGGCGAGAAGATCGACATCGTGGACTGGTCGGACGACCCGGCCGACATGGTGGCGAACGCGCTGTCCCCGGCGCGGGTGTCCAAGGTCGAGATCGTCGACCTGGCCGCCCGGTCCGCCCGCGTCACCGTGCCGGACTACCAGCTCTCCCTGGCGATCGGCAAGGAGGGCCAGAACGCCCGCCTCGCCGCCCGCCTCACCGGCTGGCGCATCGACATCCGGCCCGATACCGAGCAGACGGCGCCCCCCGCCGGGGAATAGAGTCGGGGGTGGTCACGTTGTGCCACAGCGAGACCACCCCGCATCACGGCGGTACCACGTCCGCTCCCTCCCGCCTCACGGCGCGGGTGGTGCGGTCCCGTACGACCCCCGTACGGATCACGACAACAACCGTTCGATTCTTGCCCCAAAGGGGTGAGGTCGGTGCGGGGAGGTAGACTTAAGCGTGTCTGGCCGGACGCATGCCCTCACATGCCCTGAGCGAACCTGCGTGGGATGTCGGGAGCGGGCGGCCAAGACCGATCTGCTGCGGATCGTGGCGATCGAGGGCGAGTGCGCCCCCGATCCGCGCGGTACGCTGCCAGGTCGGGGTGCCTATGTGCATCCCGACCCGTCCTGTCTCGATCTGGCGGTCCGCCGCCGGGCGTTCCCCCGGTCCCTCCGGGTCCAGGGTCCGCTCGACACCGCGGACGTACGACGCCACATCGAGCAGGCGGCACCGTAAGGAAAGAAGCACGGCACGGGGAGAGCCCGTGCGGTCAGGTACCTCGCGAGTTGGAAGTAGGTCGAGATTGCGATGAGCACTCGATGAGTACGCGATGAGTACGCCCATGAAGTAGCGACGGTCCGGCGGTACACCGGACCTCAAAGGAGCGAAGTGGCTAAGGTCCGGGTATACGAACTCGCCAAGGAGTTCGGTGTGGAGAGCAAGGTCGTCATGGCCAAGCTCCAGGAACTCGGTGAATTCGTCCGTTCGGCGTCTTCGACGATCGAGGCGCCGGTTGTCCGCAAGTTGACCGACGCTTTGCAGGGACCCGGCTCCGCCGGCAAGTCCGCTGCCAAGCCCGGCGCGCCCCGCAAGGCAGCGCCCGCAGCCCCCGCCGCCAGGCGCGAGGGCTCCCCCGTCCCCGCCAAGCCCGCCGCGCCCACCCCGGCGCAGGCAGGCGGCACCCCCCGCGCGGCGGCCCCGAAGCCGGGTGCGCCCGCGCCGAGGCCCGCCGCCGCGGAGAAGCCCGCGGCGCCGGCCCCCGGCCCGCGCCCCACCCCGGGTCCGAAGCCCGCCCCGGCCAAGCCGGCCCCGGCGGCCCCGGCCCCGACCCGGCCCGAGTTCACCGCGCCGCCGTCGGCTCCCGCCGCCGGTCCCCGGTCCGGTGCCACCCCCGGCCCCCGCCCCGCCGCGCGTCCCCAGACGCCCGGCGGCCAGCAGGGCGGCGGACGCCAGGGCGCCCCGCGCCCCGGCCAGCAGGCCCCCCGTCCGGGTGGCGCCCGCCCCGCCGGTCCGCGTCCGGGCAACAACCCCTTCACCTCCGGCGGCTCCACCGGCATGGCGCGCCCGCAGGCGCCCCGTCCCGGCGGCGCCCCGCGTCCCGGCGCGCCGGGCGCTCCCGGCGGTCCGCGTCCGCAGGCTCCCGGTCAGGCCGGCGGCCCGCGTCCGCAGGCGGGTCCCGGCGGCCCGCGTCCCACGCCCGGCTCCATGCCGCGTCCCCAGGCCCCGCGCCCGGGTGGCGGCCCCGCCGGCAACCGCCCGAACCCGGGCATGATGCCGCAGCGTCCCGCTGCCGGTCCGCGCCCCGGCCCCGGCGGCCGCGGTCCCGCGACCGGCGGGCGTCCCGGCGGCCCCGGCGGCCGTCCGGGCGGCGGCGGCTTCGCCGGCCGTCCCGGCGGTGGCGGCGGCTTCGCCGGCCGTCCCGGTGGCGGCGGTGGCGGCGCCGGCCGTCCCGGTGCTCCGGGTGGCGGCGGCTTCGGCGGCCGTCCCGGCTTCGGTGGCCGTCCCGGCGGCCCCGGTGGCCGCGGTGGCACGCAGGGCGCGTTCGGCCGTCCGGGCGGTCCCGCCCGTCGCGGCCGCAAGTCGAAGCGTCAGAGGCGCCAGGAGTACGAGGCCATGCAGGCCCCGTCCGTGGGCGGCGTGATGCTGCCTCGCGGCAACGGCGAGACCGTTCGCCTGTCGCGCGGTGCGTCCCTCACCGACTTCGCGGAGAAGATCAACGCCAACCCGGCGTCGCTCGTCGCGGTCATGATGAACCTCGGCGAGATGGTCACGGCCACGCAGTCCGTCTCCGACGAGACGCTGCAGCTCCTCGGCGACGAGATGAACTACACCGTTCAGATCGTCTCCCCCGAGGAGGAGGACCGCGAGCTGCTCGAGTCCTTCGACCTCGAATGGGGCGAGAACGAGGGCGGCGAGGAGTACCTCGCCCCGCGTCCGCCGGTCGTCACGGTCATGGGTCACGTCGACCACGGCAAGACCCGCCTGCTCGACGCGATCCGCAAGACCAACGTCGTCGCGGGCGAGGCGGGTGGCATCACCCAGCACATCGGCGCCTACCAGGTGGCGACCGAGGTCAACGACGAAGAGCGCCGCATCACCTTCATCGACACCCCGGGTCACGAGGCGTTCACCGCCATGCGTGCCCGCGGTGCCAAGTCCACCGACATCGCGATCCTCGTGGTGGCGGCGAACGACGGTGTGATGCCCCAGACGATCGAGGCGCTGAACCACGCCAAGGCGGCCGACGTGCCGATCGTGGTCGCGGTCAACAAGATCGACGTCGAGGGCGCGGACCCGGTCAAGGTGCGCGGCCAGCTCACCGAGTACGGCCTGGTCGCCGAGGAGTACGGCGGCGACACGATGTTCGTCGACATCTCCGCCAAGCAGGGTCTGCACATCGACTCCCTGCTCGAGGCCGTCATCCTCACGGCGGACGCCTCGCTCGACCTGCGGGCCAACCCGGAGCAGGACGCGCAGGGCATCGCGATCGAGTCGCACCTCGACCGCGGCCGCGGCGCCGTCGCGACCGTCCTGGTCCAGCGCGGCACGCTGCGGGTCGGCGACACGATGGTGGTCGGCG is a window encoding:
- the nusA gene encoding transcription termination factor NusA; amino-acid sequence: MDIDVKLLKGLAQEKEIPFELLVEAIESALLIAYHRTEGARRHARAVLDRQTGHVTVWAKEDPADLEEGQEPKEFDDTPSDFGRIAATTARQVIQQRLRDAENDMTFGEYARREGDIVAGVVQQGKDPKNVLVKLDDKLEAILPVQEQVPGEEYPHGLRLRTYVVRVAKGVRGPSVTLSRTHPNLVRKLFALEVPEIADGSVEIAAIAREAGHRTKIAVRSTRSGLNAKGACIGPMGGRVRNVMAELHGEKIDIVDWSDDPADMVANALSPARVSKVEIVDLAARSARVTVPDYQLSLAIGKEGQNARLAARLTGWRIDIRPDTEQTAPPAGE
- a CDS encoding YlxR family protein, coding for MSGRTHALTCPERTCVGCRERAAKTDLLRIVAIEGECAPDPRGTLPGRGAYVHPDPSCLDLAVRRRAFPRSLRVQGPLDTADVRRHIEQAAP
- the infB gene encoding translation initiation factor IF-2, translated to MAKVRVYELAKEFGVESKVVMAKLQELGEFVRSASSTIEAPVVRKLTDALQGPGSAGKSAAKPGAPRKAAPAAPAARREGSPVPAKPAAPTPAQAGGTPRAAAPKPGAPAPRPAAAEKPAAPAPGPRPTPGPKPAPAKPAPAAPAPTRPEFTAPPSAPAAGPRSGATPGPRPAARPQTPGGQQGGGRQGAPRPGQQAPRPGGARPAGPRPGNNPFTSGGSTGMARPQAPRPGGAPRPGAPGAPGGPRPQAPGQAGGPRPQAGPGGPRPTPGSMPRPQAPRPGGGPAGNRPNPGMMPQRPAAGPRPGPGGRGPATGGRPGGPGGRPGGGGFAGRPGGGGGFAGRPGGGGGGAGRPGAPGGGGFGGRPGFGGRPGGPGGRGGTQGAFGRPGGPARRGRKSKRQRRQEYEAMQAPSVGGVMLPRGNGETVRLSRGASLTDFAEKINANPASLVAVMMNLGEMVTATQSVSDETLQLLGDEMNYTVQIVSPEEEDRELLESFDLEWGENEGGEEYLAPRPPVVTVMGHVDHGKTRLLDAIRKTNVVAGEAGGITQHIGAYQVATEVNDEERRITFIDTPGHEAFTAMRARGAKSTDIAILVVAANDGVMPQTIEALNHAKAADVPIVVAVNKIDVEGADPVKVRGQLTEYGLVAEEYGGDTMFVDISAKQGLHIDSLLEAVILTADASLDLRANPEQDAQGIAIESHLDRGRGAVATVLVQRGTLRVGDTMVVGDAYGRVRAMLDDKGNNVEEAGPSTPVLVLGLTNVPGAGDNFLVVDEDRTARQIAEKRAARERNAAFAKRVRRVSLEDLDKVLKAGQIQELNLIIKGDASGSVEALESSLLQLDVGEEVDIRVLHRGVGAVTESDIDLAMGSDAIVIGFNVRAAGRAAQMAEREGVDVRYYSVIYQAIEEIEAALKGMLKPEYEEVELGTAEIREVFRSSKLGNIAGVLIRSGVVKRNTKARLLRDGKVVAESLNIEGLRRFKDDVTEIREGFEGGINLGNFNDIKVDDVIATYEMREKPRG